The Streptococcus suis DNA window GCCTGATTGAACGATGAAGAATGAAAATATATCCAATCGTGAAATTGCAGGGTTGCTTGGAAAGGCTCCTCAGACGATTAATAATGAAGTAAAACGTGGGACAACTTTACAACAAGTGCGAAAAGGGCTGTATAAAAAAGCCTATTCTGCCGACTATGCACAAACGGTATACCAAACTAATCGAAAACGATCGGTAAAAAAGATAATCCTAACGAAAGAATTGAAAGAGAAAATATTATACTATACTAAGCAAAAATTTTCTCCTGAAATGATGGTTAAGAAGAAGAAAATAAAAGTGGGTATTTCAACCATTTACTTTTGGTTTCATAATCGCCATTTAGGATTGACGAAGTTGATACCAATTCATTCTCACAAAACTACAGACTGTGCAGGTATCCCGCACTGATGGTAATCTTTATAGTTTAGCAAATTCTCACATCTCTGCTGCATCTGGTACAGAATTTTGTCATTTAAGCGAATTGTTTCCTGAAGAATGTATTTGCTGCAACAGCTACCCCCTTCATGGGAAAGACGGAGTATATTAGATCAGTGGACGTTTTTAGGTCAAAATATAAAGACTAAAGAGTGATGAATAATTCTTAATCTATAGATTCTGAGATGGGACTCTAAAGAAATTTAAAAGTTGATCAGGTAGCCTTAAATACCCACACATTTTGCTCTCTCTACTTTTTGGAAGTTTACTTCAAATGTTTTAGCTGAATTGCTTTGCACAAAAAACACAACGTTTATGCTTTCTTCATCCTAATTGACATTGAGCAAGCATAAAACGTCACTTCAGGTATAGTTTTATAGAAAGAAAAACGCCTGCTTACGAAATTATTCTACTTTAGAATAATTTCGTAAACAAGCGTCCAATCAATATGATGAGTGTTACCGCCGAGACAGGCTCGGCGGTAGACCAGAGCTAGACTAAGAACCCACATGGAATTCCATCATCATAACACTCAACAAAATTGATGATCTTATACAAGTTCGATAATTGCCATTGGGGCAGCATCGCCACGACGTGGTTCAGTTTTTAGAATACGAGTGTATCCACCGTTGCGTTCAGCATAACGAGGTGCGATTTCTGAGAACAATTTTTGAAGTGCAGTTGTAGAAGTATACTTATCTGTTGCTTCATCATAGTTTTCAGATGCAATTTCATTACGAACAAATGCAGCAGCCTGACGACGAGCGTGCAAGTCACCACGTTTACCAAGTGTGATCATTTTTTCAACTGTTTTACGGATTTCTTTAGCACGAGCTTCAGTTGTAACGATTGATTCGTTGATCAAAAGGTCAGTTGTCAAATCGCGCAACATTGCTTTACGTTGTGAGCTAGTGCGTCCTAGTTTACGGTATGCCATGATTTCCTCCTATATTATTTATCTTTTTTCAATCCCAGACCAAGATCTGCCAATTTAACTTTGACTTCTTCAAGACTCTTACGGCCAAGATTGCGCACTTTCATCATTTCTGGTTCAGTCTTCTCTGTCAAATCAAATACAGTGTTGATACCTGCACGTTTAAGACAGTTATATGAGCGAACAGAAAGGTCCAATTCCTCAATCGTACGATCAAGCATGCGATCATCCGATGCAGTCTCTGTTTCTTTCATCACTTCTGCTGACTTTGCAACTTCAGTCAAATCAGTAAATAGACCAAGGTGTTCCATCAAAATACGTGCAGAAAGACCTAGAGCATCTTCTGGAATAATAGTACCATTAGTATTGATTTCAAGTGTTAATTTGTCAAAACCATCGTTGCTACCAACACGGGCCGGTTCAACTTGATAATTGACTTTTTTTACTGGCGTATAGATAGAATCTACAGCAAGTGTACCTACTGGCGCGTCATCTTTTTTATTACTTTCTGCAGGGACATAACCACGACCTGAATTGACTGTCAAAATCGCTTTAAATGTTTTACCTTCAGCAATAGTAAATAGATAATGGTCAGGGTTTACAATTTCTATATCACTATCTGTAAGAATGTCACCTGCTGTCACTTCAGCTGGACCTACTACATCAAGTTCAATTTTCTTTTCGTCTTCGACATAAGATTTTACAGCAATGCCTTTGATGTTAAGAATGATTTGCATAACATCTTCACGGACACCCGGAACTGTGTCGAATTCGTGGAGTACACCATCAATTTTAATTGATGTAATTGCAGCACCTGGGAGTGATGCAAGAAGTACACGACGAAGAGAGTTACCAAGAGTTGTACCGTAACCACGTTCTAATGGCTCGATTACAAATCTGCCGTAATCTTTATTTTCATCAATTTTTGTTATTGTTGGTTTTTCAAACTCAATCATTTCTTACTCCCTCTTAAACGAAAAGCTGTGTATGGTATGTATGATTATACACGGCGACGTTTTGGAGGACGAGCACCATTGTGTGGTACAGGAGTCACATCACGAATTGCTGTTACTTCAAGACCAGCGGCAGCAAGAGCGCGGATAGCAGACTCACGACCTGAACCTGGGCCTTTAACGGTAACTTCAACTGTTTTTAGACCGTGTTCTTGTGCAGATTTAGCAGCTGCTTCTGAAGCCATTTGGGCTGCGAATGGTGTAGATTTACGTGAACCTTTAAAACCAAGAGCACCAGCTGATGACCAAGCAATAGCGTTACCATGCACATCAGTAATCATAACAATTGTGTTATTAAATGTAGCGTGAATATGTGCAATACCAGATTCGATATTCTTTTTCACACGACGTTTACGTGTTGGTTTAGCCAATTTTTCTACCTCCTATATTATTTTTTCTTACCTGCAATCGCAACGGCTTTACCTTTACGAGTACGAGCATTGTTTTTAGTGTTTTGTCCACGGACAGGAAGTCCACGACGGTGACGGATTCCACGGTATGAACCGATTTCCATCAAACGTTTAATGTTCAAGTTAACTTCACGACGGAGGTCACCTTCAACTTTGATTGCATCAACTTCACGACGAATAGCATCTTCTTGATCTGATGTCAAATCTTTCACGCGTACATCTTCTGAAATGCCTGCAGCTGCAAGAATTTTTTTAGATGTTGCAAGACCGATACCATAAACATAAGTCAATGAAATAACTACACGTTTGTCATTTGGAATGTCAACTCCAGCAATACGAGCCATGTTTTCTCCTTTCTATTTCTTAACCTTGACGTTGCTTGTGTTTAGGGTTTGCTGGGCAAATCACCATAACACGACCATTACGACGAATAACTTTGCAGTATTCGCAAATTGGTTTGACCGATGGTCTTACTTTCATGTTTAATCCCTCCAAGTATTTCGACTATTTAAAGCGGTATGTGATACGTCCACGTGTCAAGTCGTAAGGACTAAGCTCAACAGTTACGCGGTCACCGACCAAAATACGGATGTAGTTTTTACGGATTTTACCAGAAACAGTTGCAAGGACTTGGTGTCCGTTTTCCAACTCAACAGTAAACATAGCATTTGGCATTGTATCGACTACTTTGCCTTCAATTTCAATCACATCTTCTTTTGCCATGCAAAAGTAACCCCTCTCTAAATATCGATTTGATGTCCTCTGAACACAGAGGTAACAATTATAAGTCAGACTAGGCTATTTTATCATCTTTGCAAGAAAAACGCAAGCCAAATCCATTAGATTATTGCAATTTTGATAATACAGTATCAATTGCTTGGAAAACAAGTTCGATGTCTTGATCGCCTTCAACATCATGAACCAAACCTTTTGCACGATAATGGTCGATAATTGGCTGACCTTGGGCAATGTTTACTTCTAAACGGCGCTTAACAGACTCTGGTTTGTCATCTTCACGTTGATAAAAATCTTCTTCCTTATAGTCTCCAACAGGTGGGTTGAATACCTTATGGAACGTTTCCCCAGTTTCTTTATGAATGATACGTCCACTGAGACGTTCTACAAGTTTAGAAGGATCAATTTCAATATTGATAACTCCCTGCAGCTCAATATCTAACTCATCTAGGTTTGTATCAAGCGCATATGCTTGTTCAATTGTTCGTGGGTATCCATCTAATAAGAAACCTTTTTCTTTGATATCATTCTGAGCTAAACGCTCTTTCACAATACCATTTGTAACCTCATCAGGCACAAGTTCGCCTTTGTCAATATATGACTTAGCTAATTTGCCCATTTCAGTTTGATTAGCCATTGCTGCGCGAAACATGTCGCCAGTTGAAATGTGAGCAACATTAAATTTCTCAACAATCTTAGCTGCTTGTGTTCCTTTACCAGCACCTGGTAAACCCATAATTAAAAGATTCATGACAAACTCCTTATTTTGTTTTCACATAAATTTGCCAATATTGACAAACTTATCTAAAAACAAAATAGAAGGTTGACGAGGTCAACCTGTATTCTATTCTGTAATTTCTAAGAAACCTACATATTTTCTCTTAAGAAGGTAGCCTTCCAATTGCTTGATTCCTTCAATACTTGTAGAGATAACAATGATCAAACTTGTACCTAGGAATGCAATGTTTGAAGAAAGTCCAAAGAGATTTTGTGCAATAATCGGCAACAAAGCAACAAAACTCAAGAATAAAGCACCAACTGTTGCCAATCTTGTTAGAAGCTTAGAAAGATATTGCTCAGTCCCGTTACCAGGTCGAACCCCATGGATATATGCTGCGCTCTTTTGAAGGCTTTCAGCAGTTTTTTCTGGATTGACTTGAACAAAGGTATAGAAGAATGTGAATAAAATAATCAATCCGGCATATACCAGCATTCCTTTTACCGTTGAATAATCAAAATATTCTTGAACAGTCAATAACCAACCTGCACTCTGATTCTGACTTGCAAAGTATTGAATAAGAGATGTAGGTACTGCTGTAATTGAACCAGCAAAAATCACGGGAATAACACCTGCTGGATTTAATTTCAATGGTAAGTAAGAACTAGATGGTGCTCCTTGAGCTCTTTTTGTATATTGGATTGGCAATTTGTATTCTGCTTGTTGTACAAATGTCGTGAAGTAAACGACTAATAAAATTAATACAACCAAGATTGCTACAAAGATAGCTGATTCTCCCAATCGACTAGATTCAATATTGACAAAACGATCAATATAAATCTCGTGAAACGTTCCTGGTAGGGAAGATATAATCCCTGCGAAGATAATCATGGACGTACCATTTCCATACCCTTTTTCTGTAATCTGCTCACCCAACCAAGTTACAATGACTGAACCAGTTGTCAAAATAGAACCGATCAAAAGGTACATTTGCCAATTCAAGGGCATATTTGTCAGTTGTACACCCGAAAGCGCATTAAAACCTGCAGTAATACCAATAGATTGGACAAAAGCTAATCCCAAAGAGATATAACGTGTTGCTTGATTCAGTTTGCGACGGCCCACTTCACCTTGCTTACCCCATTCAACAAATTTTGGAAGGATATCCATTTGTAAAAGTTGAACAATAATCGAAGCAGTGATATATGGACTAACCCCTAGTGCAAAAACTGAAAAATTACGCATTGCGTTTCCTGAAACCAAGCTCAACATATTTAAAAATGGTACATTTGAGAGGGCTTCAAGACTCTTGGCGTTAATACCTGGAACTGTAATGTGAGTTCCAACTCGGAAGACAAAAAGGATGAAGATAGTGAACAATATTTTGTTACGTACTAATCTAACCTTTACGGCATCCTTTAAAAGTTTTAAAAACATAGGCTAGCACCTCTTAGATGACTTCTACTGACCCACCTTTAGAAGTGATTGCTTCTTCAGCTGATTTAGAAAATTTAGCAGCTTTAACTGTCAATTTCTTCGTTAATTCACCGTTACCAAGAATTTTAATTCCTGATTTTTCAGCTTTAACGATTCCAGCTTCGATAAGCACAACTGGTGTTACTTCTGCACCATCTTCAAAAGCGTTCAATTGATCAAGGTTAACGATTGCATATTCTTTAGCGTTGATGTTTGTAAAGCCACGTTTTGGAATACGACGGAACAATGGAGTTTGTCCACCTTCAAAACCTAGGCGAACACCGCCACCGCTACGAGCCTTTTGACCTTTTTGACCACGGCCAGATGTTTTACCGTTACCTGATGATGTACCACGACCTACACGGTTGCGTACTTTACGTGAACCTGTAGCAGGTTGTAATTCATGAAGTTTCATTATTATTTTCTCCTCTTTTATATGCTAGCGCCTGTGAAGTACAAGAGTCTTCATTCACAAACTCGCCTTATGTAAAAATGGACTAGAAGTCGCAAAGATTCTTCTATGCGACTTAGCCTATTTGTATGATTACTTAACTTCTTCAACAGTTACTAAGTGAGAGATAGCATTAACCATTCCAAGAATAGCTACGTTATCTTCCTTAACAACTGAAGAGTTCAATTTACCAAGTCCAAGTGCAACAACTGTTTTACGTTGCTCTGGTTTGCGACCGATTGGAGACTTAGTCAAAGTAATTTTAATTTGAGCCATTAGTATCTCCTTTCTTATGCTAAATCAGAAACTGAGATGCCACGAAGTGCAGCCACTTCTTCAGCACGTTTCAATTGTTTCAAACCTTCAACAGTTGCACGAACGATGTTGATTGGTGTGTTTGAACCAAGTGACTTAGAAGTCACATCTGCGATACCTGCCAATTCGATTACGGCACGAGTTGCACCACCGGCAGCAACCCCAGAACCTTCAGCAGCAGGTTTCAACAATACACGAGCTCCGCCAAATTCTGAACGAACTTCGTGAGGGATTGTTGTACCAACCATTGGTACTTCAATCATGTTTTTCTTAGCAGATTCAACTGCTTTACGGATAGCTTCTGGTACTTCTTGAGCTTTACCAGTACCGAAACCTACGCGACCGTTACGGTCACCAACAACCACAAGAGCTGCGAAACGAAGACGACGTCCACCTTTAACAACTTTTGTAACACGGTTGATGGCTACTACGCGTTCTTCAATTTCAACTGCGTTATCTTTGAATGCCATTTCTTAGTGTCCTCCCTATTAGAATTTCAATCCGTTTTCACGAGCTGATTCAGCCAAAGCTTTCACACGTCCGTGATAGAGATATCCACCGCGGTCAAAGACCACTTCAGAAATACCTTTAGCTACCGCGCGTTCAGCAACGAGTTTACCTACAACAACAGCTTGTTCTGTCTTAGTACCTTTTGAAACTTCTTTATCAAGAGTAGAAGCGCTTGCGAGCGTTACACCCGCTACGTCATCAATCACTTGAGCGTAGATGCCTGTATTAGAACGGAAAATGTTCAAACGTGGGCGAGCAGCAGTTCCAGAGATTTTACCGCGAACGCGACGATGGCGTTTTTGGCGGATTTTGTTTTTATCTGGTTTTGAAATCACAATATTCACCTCTTAATGTATGATTCTGTTTCTTTCGAAACAATTTGAGAAATAGTCAGCCAGGTGGCATAGCCACCTCAGCAACTTATTATTTACCTGTTTTACCTTCTTTGCGGCGAACGAATTCACCAACATAACGAATACCTTTACCTTTGTATGGCTCAGGAGCGCGAAGGCTACGGATGTAAGCTGCTGTTTGACCAACAACTTCTTTGTTGATACCAGACACGACGATTTGTGTTGGTGTTGGAACTTCAAATGTAATACCTTCTGGTGCAACCACTTCATCTGGATGTGATTTACCAACAGCAAGTGTCAATTTGTTACCAGCTAATTGCGCACGGTAACCGACACCACGCATTTCAAGTTCTTTTTTGAAGCCTTCAGAAA harbors:
- a CDS encoding 50S ribosomal protein L17, whose amino-acid sequence is MAYRKLGRTSSQRKAMLRDLTTDLLINESIVTTEARAKEIRKTVEKMITLGKRGDLHARRQAAAFVRNEIASENYDEATDKYTSTTALQKLFSEIAPRYAERNGGYTRILKTEPRRGDAAPMAIIELV
- a CDS encoding DNA-directed RNA polymerase subunit alpha is translated as MIEFEKPTITKIDENKDYGRFVIEPLERGYGTTLGNSLRRVLLASLPGAAITSIKIDGVLHEFDTVPGVREDVMQIILNIKGIAVKSYVEDEKKIELDVVGPAEVTAGDILTDSDIEIVNPDHYLFTIAEGKTFKAILTVNSGRGYVPAESNKKDDAPVGTLAVDSIYTPVKKVNYQVEPARVGSNDGFDKLTLEINTNGTIIPEDALGLSARILMEHLGLFTDLTEVAKSAEVMKETETASDDRMLDRTIEELDLSVRSYNCLKRAGINTVFDLTEKTEPEMMKVRNLGRKSLEEVKVKLADLGLGLKKDK
- a CDS encoding 30S ribosomal protein S11: MAKPTRKRRVKKNIESGIAHIHATFNNTIVMITDVHGNAIAWSSAGALGFKGSRKSTPFAAQMASEAAAKSAQEHGLKTVEVTVKGPGSGRESAIRALAAAGLEVTAIRDVTPVPHNGARPPKRRRV
- a CDS encoding 30S ribosomal protein S13 codes for the protein MARIAGVDIPNDKRVVISLTYVYGIGLATSKKILAAAGISEDVRVKDLTSDQEDAIRREVDAIKVEGDLRREVNLNIKRLMEIGSYRGIRHRRGLPVRGQNTKNNARTRKGKAVAIAGKKK
- a CDS encoding 50S ribosomal protein L36; its protein translation is MKVRPSVKPICEYCKVIRRNGRVMVICPANPKHKQRQG
- a CDS encoding translation initiation factor IF-1, which codes for MAKEDVIEIEGKVVDTMPNAMFTVELENGHQVLATVSGKIRKNYIRILVGDRVTVELSPYDLTRGRITYRFK
- a CDS encoding adenylate kinase, yielding MNLLIMGLPGAGKGTQAAKIVEKFNVAHISTGDMFRAAMANQTEMGKLAKSYIDKGELVPDEVTNGIVKERLAQNDIKEKGFLLDGYPRTIEQAYALDTNLDELDIELQGVINIEIDPSKLVERLSGRIIHKETGETFHKVFNPPVGDYKEEDFYQREDDKPESVKRRLEVNIAQGQPIIDHYRAKGLVHDVEGDQDIELVFQAIDTVLSKLQ
- the secY gene encoding preprotein translocase subunit SecY yields the protein MFLKLLKDAVKVRLVRNKILFTIFILFVFRVGTHITVPGINAKSLEALSNVPFLNMLSLVSGNAMRNFSVFALGVSPYITASIIVQLLQMDILPKFVEWGKQGEVGRRKLNQATRYISLGLAFVQSIGITAGFNALSGVQLTNMPLNWQMYLLIGSILTTGSVIVTWLGEQITEKGYGNGTSMIIFAGIISSLPGTFHEIYIDRFVNIESSRLGESAIFVAILVVLILLVVYFTTFVQQAEYKLPIQYTKRAQGAPSSSYLPLKLNPAGVIPVIFAGSITAVPTSLIQYFASQNQSAGWLLTVQEYFDYSTVKGMLVYAGLIILFTFFYTFVQVNPEKTAESLQKSAAYIHGVRPGNGTEQYLSKLLTRLATVGALFLSFVALLPIIAQNLFGLSSNIAFLGTSLIIVISTSIEGIKQLEGYLLKRKYVGFLEITE
- a CDS encoding 50S ribosomal protein L15, which encodes MKLHELQPATGSRKVRNRVGRGTSSGNGKTSGRGQKGQKARSGGGVRLGFEGGQTPLFRRIPKRGFTNINAKEYAIVNLDQLNAFEDGAEVTPVVLIEAGIVKAEKSGIKILGNGELTKKLTVKAAKFSKSAEEAITSKGGSVEVI
- a CDS encoding 50S ribosomal protein L30, with amino-acid sequence MAQIKITLTKSPIGRKPEQRKTVVALGLGKLNSSVVKEDNVAILGMVNAISHLVTVEEVK
- a CDS encoding 30S ribosomal protein S5 codes for the protein MAFKDNAVEIEERVVAINRVTKVVKGGRRLRFAALVVVGDRNGRVGFGTGKAQEVPEAIRKAVESAKKNMIEVPMVGTTIPHEVRSEFGGARVLLKPAAEGSGVAAGGATRAVIELAGIADVTSKSLGSNTPINIVRATVEGLKQLKRAEEVAALRGISVSDLA
- a CDS encoding 50S ribosomal protein L18, with translation MISKPDKNKIRQKRHRRVRGKISGTAARPRLNIFRSNTGIYAQVIDDVAGVTLASASTLDKEVSKGTKTEQAVVVGKLVAERAVAKGISEVVFDRGGYLYHGRVKALAESARENGLKF
- a CDS encoding 50S ribosomal protein L6 codes for the protein MSRIGNKIITLPAGVEFTQDNGVVTVKGPKGKLTREFPTAIEIRVEGTEVTLRRPNDSKEMKTIHGTSRANLNNMVVGVSEGFKKELEMRGVGYRAQLAGNKLTLAVGKSHPDEVVAPEGITFEVPTPTQIVVSGINKEVVGQTAAYIRSLRAPEPYKGKGIRYVGEFVRRKEGKTGK